Proteins co-encoded in one Natrarchaeobius halalkaliphilus genomic window:
- a CDS encoding HAD-IIA family hydrolase codes for MSGLDPIGGALVDLDGTVYRGESLIPGADRGIRALRDRGVPVLFLSNNSLKSRAAYADKLTGMGLPAEPADILNSTVISVEYLLREHPRDEIYVIGESHLEGELEAAGLSLTDDSAAVDVVLVSMDRSLDYETLSTALDSIDEETTILATNPDTTCPVEGGEIPDAGTNVAALEAATGRDLDRVLGKPSSITVEAAADRLGVDASQCLMIGDRLETDVRMGVQSGMQTALVLSGVTDRRDLDGSTIQPDVVLESLSDLESVL; via the coding sequence ATGAGCGGTCTCGATCCGATCGGCGGGGCGCTCGTCGATCTGGACGGGACGGTTTACCGCGGCGAGTCGCTTATCCCCGGCGCTGACCGGGGGATCCGCGCGCTTCGGGACCGCGGCGTTCCGGTGCTCTTTCTCTCGAACAACTCCCTGAAGAGCCGGGCGGCCTACGCCGACAAACTCACGGGGATGGGGTTGCCGGCGGAGCCGGCCGACATCCTGAACTCGACCGTTATCTCGGTCGAATACCTCCTCCGGGAGCACCCGCGCGACGAGATCTACGTGATCGGCGAGTCCCACCTCGAGGGCGAACTCGAGGCGGCGGGGCTCTCGCTTACGGACGATTCGGCGGCCGTCGACGTGGTTCTCGTCTCGATGGACCGGTCGCTCGACTACGAGACGCTGTCGACGGCGCTCGATTCGATCGACGAGGAGACGACGATCCTCGCGACGAACCCGGATACGACCTGCCCGGTCGAGGGCGGCGAGATACCGGACGCCGGAACGAACGTGGCCGCACTCGAGGCGGCGACGGGACGCGACCTCGATCGCGTGCTCGGCAAACCGTCCTCGATCACGGTCGAGGCCGCCGCGGATCGGTTGGGCGTCGACGCTAGCCAGTGTCTCATGATCGGAGATCGCCTCGAGACGGACGTTCGAATGGGCGTCCAGTCGGGAATGCAGACGGCGCTCGTGCTTTCGGGCGTTACCGACCGTCGCGACCTGGACGGCTCGACCATCCAGCCGGACGTCGTCCTGGAGTCGCTCTCCGATCTCGAATCGGTGCTCTGA
- a CDS encoding metallophosphoesterase family protein has translation MEPGTAIGNRDPDIGPFLARLRNPLTSRRTRIAIVADLHLSSDADGTWKLLHRTERGLETAIEDVNARDVDGVVFAGDLTASGAEREFRRFEELVEDLEAPWIAIPGNHDVRSWDGDDRSELPTASWFASSYADGSFPVVARFGGVDLVGLNSASTPDDRLTEWSGDVSDDQLEALRERLPALENPLVVCHHTLRSVPETPAAEPWEWFTLDRSEALVDVLTDHDVPLVVSAHHHLPAASVRDGLREVISPAVCSFPRAYSLLEIDERGTTIQLVPCSDREGLTEAYWHARTGEALGQGVLEMACSRLDRLPLLDEWAEDDPAASEVSR, from the coding sequence ATGGAACCTGGTACTGCTATCGGCAACCGAGACCCGGATATCGGTCCGTTTCTCGCCCGTCTCCGTAATCCTCTCACCTCTCGTCGAACGCGTATCGCGATCGTTGCGGACCTCCACCTCTCTTCTGACGCGGACGGAACCTGGAAACTCCTCCACCGAACCGAACGAGGGCTCGAGACCGCGATCGAAGACGTCAACGCGCGAGACGTCGACGGCGTCGTTTTCGCCGGTGATCTGACCGCGAGCGGTGCGGAACGGGAGTTTCGCCGGTTCGAGGAACTGGTCGAGGATCTCGAGGCCCCGTGGATCGCGATTCCCGGGAATCACGACGTTCGCTCCTGGGACGGCGACGACCGATCCGAACTGCCCACGGCATCGTGGTTCGCCTCGTCGTACGCCGACGGTTCGTTTCCGGTCGTCGCCCGGTTCGGCGGCGTCGACCTGGTTGGTCTGAACAGCGCGTCGACGCCCGACGATCGGCTCACGGAGTGGAGCGGTGACGTCTCCGACGACCAGCTCGAGGCGCTTCGAGAGCGACTCCCGGCGCTCGAGAACCCGCTCGTCGTCTGTCATCACACCCTCCGTTCGGTCCCCGAGACGCCGGCGGCCGAGCCCTGGGAGTGGTTCACGCTCGACCGGTCAGAGGCGCTCGTCGACGTCCTGACCGACCACGACGTTCCGCTCGTCGTCTCCGCACACCACCACCTGCCAGCCGCCTCCGTTCGCGACGGACTCCGTGAGGTGATTTCGCCGGCCGTCTGCTCGTTCCCCCGGGCGTACAGCCTGCTCGAGATCGACGAACGCGGAACGACCATCCAGCTCGTTCCGTGCTCCGACCGCGAGGGGCTCACCGAAGCCTACTGGCACGCACGCACCGGCGAAGCGCTCGGTCAGGGGGTACTCGAGATGGCGTGTTCGCGCCTCGATCGGCTCCCTCTTCTCGACGAGTGGGCCGAGGACGACCCCGCGGCGTCCGAGGTGAGCCGATGA
- a CDS encoding substrate-binding domain-containing protein: MGPTNTRRSFMKGAGGATVGITAGLAGCLFGGDDEDLVIQYNAVDGWANYSTVRDTFTDETGIDFPEDTKNSGQTLNALTNEADNPQADVAYMGISDAIVAEQEGLTEPYQPEHWDQIPDDLKHEDGEWFCNHYGTVGWAVNTEEIEDPPETWEDLLDERFEDTIALYNPESAYNGFINYVNANLAMGGSLTDFEPGIDFFQELQDRGNIAAMPDQGVTTSFFQGEVPMLMAYDFNAYEAKYLSDMDEDSVEVIVPDDSALVIPYTLNVVNDAPRRENAEALCDFQLSEQGQQLFAESFVTPARDDVSIPDDVAEMMLPDDEYGGSEAIDYEELVEHQGDIRSEFSEEIAS, translated from the coding sequence ATGGGACCAACGAACACACGACGCTCGTTTATGAAAGGTGCTGGGGGGGCTACAGTAGGAATTACCGCCGGGTTAGCAGGATGTCTGTTCGGCGGCGATGACGAGGATCTCGTCATCCAGTACAACGCCGTCGACGGGTGGGCGAACTACAGTACGGTTCGCGATACGTTCACCGATGAGACGGGTATCGACTTCCCCGAAGATACGAAAAACAGCGGCCAGACGCTCAACGCGCTGACCAACGAGGCGGACAACCCGCAGGCGGACGTCGCCTATATGGGTATTTCGGACGCCATCGTGGCCGAACAGGAGGGGTTGACCGAACCCTATCAACCGGAACACTGGGATCAGATTCCCGACGACCTCAAACACGAGGACGGAGAATGGTTCTGTAATCACTACGGAACCGTCGGATGGGCGGTCAACACGGAAGAAATCGAGGATCCGCCGGAAACGTGGGAGGACCTCCTCGACGAGCGCTTCGAAGATACGATCGCGCTGTACAATCCGGAGTCCGCCTACAACGGCTTCATCAACTACGTCAACGCCAACCTCGCGATGGGTGGGTCGCTGACCGACTTCGAACCGGGAATCGACTTCTTCCAGGAGCTACAAGACCGAGGAAACATCGCGGCGATGCCCGACCAGGGCGTGACGACGAGTTTCTTCCAGGGCGAAGTTCCGATGCTGATGGCGTACGATTTCAACGCCTACGAGGCGAAGTACCTGAGCGATATGGACGAAGACAGCGTCGAAGTCATCGTTCCCGACGACAGCGCGCTCGTCATCCCGTACACGCTGAACGTCGTCAACGACGCGCCGCGTCGCGAAAACGCAGAAGCGCTGTGTGACTTCCAGCTCAGCGAACAGGGCCAACAGCTGTTTGCCGAATCGTTCGTCACGCCGGCGCGCGACGACGTCAGCATTCCCGACGACGTCGCAGAGATGATGCTTCCGGATGACGAGTACGGTGGATCCGAAGCGATCGACTACGAGGAACTCGTCGAACATCAGGGTGACATCCGAAGCGAGTTCTCCGAGGAAATCGCCTCGTAA
- a CDS encoding ABC transporter permease, with amino-acid sequence MIERVITIPEQVTVRGKRVDDLLPWILSVPFALLFVLFLGIPLYRLFELSFQSETFLGHYVNIFAVGRYRNALFMSFAISILVTAVSIVLGLFMAYFLARREFTGKRLVVAIISFPISFPGVLVAWAMIVVLGRTGVLPQFLAFLSGESASTFAIVFSFWGLVAGYTYFTLPRVTMSMVSSIEKVDQNIEEAARSLGASRLQTFRHVTLPVIAPAIASAVTLAFSVCMAAFGTALLIASGVVDILPLMIFNVIMGQQDYAAGAAMAVVLTIITVSVIYGYRRKFGGSVYA; translated from the coding sequence ATGATAGAACGGGTTATTACGATACCGGAGCAGGTGACGGTTCGCGGAAAGCGGGTAGACGATCTTCTCCCCTGGATTCTGAGCGTTCCGTTCGCCTTGCTGTTCGTATTGTTTCTGGGCATTCCGCTGTACCGACTGTTCGAGCTGAGCTTTCAGTCCGAAACGTTCCTCGGCCACTACGTGAACATCTTCGCCGTCGGGCGGTACCGGAACGCGCTGTTCATGAGCTTCGCGATTTCGATCCTCGTGACCGCCGTTTCGATCGTCCTCGGACTGTTCATGGCGTACTTCCTGGCCAGGCGGGAGTTTACGGGCAAGCGACTCGTCGTCGCCATCATTTCGTTCCCGATTAGCTTCCCGGGCGTCCTGGTCGCGTGGGCGATGATCGTCGTCCTCGGTCGAACCGGCGTCCTGCCGCAGTTCCTCGCGTTCCTCTCGGGCGAGAGCGCCTCGACGTTCGCGATCGTCTTTAGCTTCTGGGGTCTGGTCGCCGGCTACACGTACTTTACGTTGCCTCGAGTGACCATGTCGATGGTGTCGTCGATCGAAAAAGTCGATCAGAACATCGAGGAAGCCGCACGGAGCCTCGGCGCGTCGCGTCTCCAGACGTTTCGGCACGTCACGCTTCCGGTGATCGCACCGGCGATCGCCTCCGCAGTCACGCTCGCGTTCAGCGTCTGTATGGCGGCATTCGGGACCGCACTGCTCATCGCAAGCGGTGTCGTGGACATTCTCCCACTGATGATCTTCAACGTCATCATGGGTCAGCAGGATTACGCGGCCGGCGCGGCGATGGCGGTCGTCCTGACGATCATCACGGTCAGCGTGATCTACGGCTACCGACGAAAGTTCGGAGGGAGCGTCTATGCCTGA
- a CDS encoding ABC transporter permease, with amino-acid sequence MPESGLGSRLPDLDYGLFAFYLVCVAVLTFILLPVFVVFFYSFFGSAVGGLSRPTLEFYEGAISNNLDAIILSIQIAVITVIVDIIVGVPAAYTLVRYEFPFKRLLTELTILPMAIPGIVIGVAIVRSWGAPRFGIDIGGTVEIIIIGHILFTIPFVIQVTMATLESIDYRRLEESARSLGAGWLRTFVYVIIPNIYSGIIAGSIMAFALSLGEFNISFFVYTPQNTTLPIALFGGFRTATVGEASALASIFILLIVGLLLIVQLISDEGVKLGGNV; translated from the coding sequence ATGCCTGAATCGGGACTCGGCTCGCGACTTCCCGACCTCGACTACGGGCTGTTCGCGTTCTACCTCGTCTGCGTAGCGGTGCTGACGTTCATCTTACTCCCGGTGTTCGTCGTGTTCTTCTACTCGTTTTTCGGCTCTGCCGTCGGCGGTCTCAGCAGGCCGACGCTCGAGTTCTACGAGGGTGCGATCTCGAACAACCTGGATGCGATCATACTGAGCATTCAGATCGCCGTTATCACGGTGATCGTGGACATCATCGTCGGTGTCCCGGCGGCGTACACGCTCGTTCGCTACGAGTTCCCGTTCAAGCGCCTGCTCACCGAGTTGACGATCCTTCCGATGGCGATCCCCGGGATCGTCATCGGCGTCGCGATCGTCCGGAGTTGGGGTGCACCACGGTTCGGGATCGATATCGGCGGAACCGTCGAGATCATCATCATCGGGCACATCCTGTTTACGATTCCGTTCGTTATTCAGGTGACCATGGCGACGCTCGAGTCGATCGATTACCGGCGCCTCGAAGAGAGCGCGCGAAGTCTCGGTGCCGGCTGGCTGCGGACGTTCGTCTACGTGATTATCCCGAACATCTACAGCGGAATCATCGCGGGATCGATCATGGCGTTTGCACTCTCGCTCGGCGAGTTCAACATCAGCTTCTTCGTCTACACGCCACAGAACACGACGCTGCCGATCGCCCTCTTCGGCGGGTTCCGAACGGCGACAGTCGGTGAAGCGAGCGCGCTCGCATCGATATTCATCCTGCTGATCGTCGGACTCTTGCTCATCGTCCAGCTGATCAGCGACGAGGGAGTCAAACTCGGAGGGAACGTATAA
- a CDS encoding ABC transporter ATP-binding protein gives MTEVTLDNITKRFGSETAIEDVSLTVRDGEVLSIVGPSGCGKSTTLRTVAGFETPTEGRIMFDETDVTDVRAENRNVGLVFQDYALFMNMSVMENATFGPRMKGVPKEEREAKAMELLELVGIEELADRDPASLSGGQQQRVALVRALAVEPEILLLDEPMTGLDAKLKKRLRREIGQLLTDIGVTTLYVTHDQTQAMAMADRVAVLNDGRIEQIGTPETVYEQPANPFVANFIGTSNLLPATANGEAVDLGFATVEVDELPTTDGDVTVVTRPDDFTLNGGPIQADVLDTFYIGGTVQMIVELPDGNQISLNVNPKQSDVTGVGPGDQVGLSLDASNVHVVS, from the coding sequence ATGACTGAAGTTACACTCGATAACATTACGAAACGGTTCGGATCGGAAACGGCAATCGAAGACGTCTCTCTGACGGTACGGGACGGCGAAGTGCTCTCGATCGTCGGTCCCTCGGGCTGTGGGAAATCGACGACGCTCCGGACGGTCGCCGGTTTCGAGACGCCGACCGAAGGTCGGATCATGTTCGACGAAACGGACGTCACGGACGTCCGAGCGGAGAACCGAAACGTCGGACTCGTCTTCCAGGATTACGCCCTATTCATGAACATGTCCGTGATGGAAAACGCCACGTTCGGACCGCGCATGAAGGGCGTCCCGAAAGAAGAGCGCGAGGCGAAAGCGATGGAGCTGCTGGAGCTGGTCGGCATCGAAGAGCTCGCGGACAGAGATCCCGCGAGTCTCTCCGGCGGTCAACAACAGCGCGTCGCCCTGGTACGTGCGCTCGCCGTCGAACCGGAGATACTGCTCCTAGACGAGCCGATGACCGGTCTCGACGCGAAGCTGAAAAAGCGACTCCGCCGCGAAATCGGACAGCTACTGACCGACATCGGCGTCACGACGCTGTACGTCACGCACGACCAGACCCAGGCGATGGCGATGGCCGACCGCGTCGCGGTGTTGAACGACGGCCGTATCGAGCAGATCGGAACGCCGGAAACCGTCTACGAGCAGCCGGCGAATCCCTTCGTCGCGAACTTTATCGGAACGTCGAACCTGCTGCCGGCGACCGCAAACGGCGAGGCGGTCGACCTCGGCTTTGCGACGGTGGAAGTCGACGAGTTGCCCACCACCGACGGCGACGTCACGGTCGTCACGCGGCCGGACGACTTCACGCTGAACGGCGGGCCGATCCAGGCCGACGTCCTCGATACGTTCTACATCGGCGGAACCGTCCAGATGATCGTCGAACTCCCGGACGGGAACCAGATCTCGCTGAACGTCAACCCGAAGCAATCCGACGTCACGGGCGTCGGTCCGGGCGACCAGGTCGGACTCTCGCTCGACGCATCGAACGTCCACGTCGTCTCCTGA
- the citZ gene encoding citrate synthase, with amino-acid sequence MVDDLEKGLEGVLVAESELSSIDGDAGRLIYRGYPIEDLARGASYEEVLYLLWNGHLPNKDELDRFTDALADERDVSDDVLATMERLADAGDRPMAALRTAVSMFSASEPEADADPDDLEATLRKGRRITAKIPTALAAFERYRLGESPIEPRPDLGLAANFLYMLTGEQPDDIAAETFDQALILHADHGLNASTFTSMVIGSTMADIYSAVTGGISALSGPLHGGANQDVMEVLIEIDESDLDHREWVEQATEQGRRIPGFGHRVYNVKDPRAKILQERSEELAANGEDKWYDYTTTIEQYLAEEKGLVEKGIAPNVDFYSGSVYYQLGIPIDMYTPIFAMSRAGGWIAHVLEYQEDNRLIRPRARYTGPEDSEFVPLEER; translated from the coding sequence ATGGTTGACGACCTCGAAAAAGGGCTTGAGGGTGTTCTCGTTGCAGAGTCCGAACTCAGCTCGATCGACGGTGATGCGGGCCGACTGATCTATCGGGGGTATCCGATCGAGGACCTCGCTCGCGGCGCGAGCTACGAGGAAGTGCTCTATCTCCTGTGGAACGGACACCTCCCGAACAAGGACGAACTCGATCGATTTACGGACGCGCTGGCCGACGAGCGCGACGTCAGCGACGACGTTCTCGCGACGATGGAACGGCTGGCCGACGCCGGCGATCGGCCGATGGCCGCCCTTCGGACCGCGGTGTCGATGTTCTCGGCTTCCGAACCCGAAGCCGACGCTGACCCCGATGACCTGGAGGCGACGCTTCGCAAGGGGCGACGCATCACGGCGAAAATCCCGACCGCGCTCGCCGCGTTCGAACGCTATCGACTGGGCGAGAGTCCGATCGAGCCGCGGCCCGACCTCGGTCTTGCCGCGAACTTCCTCTACATGCTGACCGGCGAGCAGCCGGACGACATCGCGGCGGAGACGTTCGATCAGGCGCTGATCCTTCATGCGGATCACGGGCTGAACGCCTCGACGTTCACCTCGATGGTGATCGGTTCGACGATGGCGGACATCTACAGCGCCGTCACCGGCGGCATCAGCGCACTCTCGGGGCCGCTCCACGGCGGCGCAAACCAGGACGTCATGGAGGTCCTGATCGAGATCGACGAGAGCGACCTCGACCACCGCGAGTGGGTCGAGCAGGCGACCGAGCAGGGTCGGCGCATCCCCGGGTTCGGCCACCGCGTCTACAACGTCAAGGACCCGCGCGCGAAGATCCTCCAAGAGCGTAGCGAAGAACTCGCCGCAAACGGCGAGGACAAGTGGTACGACTACACCACGACGATCGAGCAGTACCTCGCCGAGGAGAAGGGCCTCGTCGAGAAGGGCATCGCCCCGAACGTCGATTTCTACTCCGGCTCGGTCTACTACCAGCTCGGCATTCCGATCGATATGTACACCCCGATCTTCGCGATGAGCCGCGCCGGCGGCTGGATCGCACACGTCCTCGAGTACCAGGAGGACAACCGGCTCATCCGACCCCGCGCCCGATACACCGGCCCTGAGGATTCGGAGTTCGTTCCGCTCGAGGAGCGATAA
- a CDS encoding helix-turn-helix domain-containing protein, with protein sequence MTGFRATVVVHEPTDCPVASVSAASDDSIGSVNWTRASDGVTVEEFDAPRATALEDATLDVEVTRLRSDGDGGVYRFERERDDCACEVVEGLGTPISSVRAQDGSLLISFRTGDLEEVAVVVEGLRDRFEGVVVEELTRGAAGAGGDRAIVDLDALTPRQREVLETAHEMGYFAYPKGANATEVAEELGVARSTFSEHLAAAQTKLMAAVLDE encoded by the coding sequence ATGACCGGATTCCGCGCAACCGTCGTCGTACACGAGCCGACGGACTGTCCGGTCGCGAGCGTCTCCGCCGCCAGCGACGACTCGATCGGATCGGTTAACTGGACCCGGGCGTCGGACGGCGTCACCGTCGAGGAGTTCGACGCTCCTCGGGCGACGGCGCTCGAGGATGCGACGCTCGACGTCGAGGTGACGCGACTCCGGTCGGACGGCGACGGCGGTGTCTACCGGTTCGAGCGCGAACGCGACGACTGCGCCTGCGAGGTCGTCGAGGGACTCGGAACGCCGATTTCCTCGGTTCGCGCCCAGGACGGATCGCTCTTAATCTCGTTTCGGACGGGCGATCTCGAGGAGGTCGCCGTCGTCGTCGAGGGCCTTCGTGATCGGTTCGAGGGCGTCGTCGTCGAGGAGCTGACACGCGGCGCCGCCGGAGCGGGTGGCGATCGCGCGATCGTCGATCTGGACGCGCTGACGCCTCGACAACGAGAGGTACTCGAGACGGCCCACGAGATGGGCTACTTCGCCTATCCCAAGGGGGCGAACGCGACGGAAGTGGCCGAGGAACTCGGCGTGGCGCGCTCGACGTTCTCCGAGCACCTCGCCGCCGCCCAGACGAAGCTGATGGCCGCCGTTCTTGACGAGTAA
- a CDS encoding CopG family transcriptional regulator gives MGNKNKTISFRVNEDAFEALQDIATERDISLSAVFRDYVDLLVDHDGQVTVVPDHELETGASDDGDRSFPPTVEVPKSFIREHERLELEAEHLREQLDEYNAYVTDLQDRLEGEEDEILLLDDLDDEESYQLR, from the coding sequence ATGGGAAACAAGAACAAGACGATCTCGTTTCGAGTCAACGAGGACGCCTTCGAGGCGCTTCAGGACATCGCGACGGAGCGAGACATCTCGCTGTCGGCGGTGTTTCGCGACTACGTCGACCTGCTGGTCGATCACGACGGACAGGTGACCGTCGTCCCCGACCACGAACTCGAGACCGGCGCGAGCGACGACGGCGATCGCTCGTTTCCGCCGACCGTCGAGGTTCCGAAGAGTTTCATTCGGGAACACGAGCGCTTAGAGCTCGAGGCGGAGCACCTCCGCGAACAGCTCGACGAGTACAACGCCTACGTCACCGATCTGCAGGACCGACTCGAGGGCGAGGAGGACGAGATCCTGTTGCTCGACGATCTGGACGACGAAGAGTCCTACCAGCTCCGGTAA
- a CDS encoding DUF5814 domain-containing protein, with translation MAITDKIYVKNHRQLSSQLETNIPKGAFKGATLDVLFQGAGLEKLDEATRDRVLDFAGDFLDCDCDNNPYCGCPERKFIRYLLELRAQGLGPNAIVDVMSDDYMVYAYTGDVLSFLDNGVRTLEAAEGLARVDGAGETTDEIRREKRNLTR, from the coding sequence TATCACCGATAAGATCTACGTCAAAAACCACCGTCAACTCAGCTCCCAGCTCGAGACGAACATCCCGAAAGGGGCGTTCAAGGGGGCGACGCTCGACGTCCTCTTTCAGGGTGCGGGCCTCGAGAAGCTCGACGAGGCCACCCGCGATCGCGTTCTCGATTTCGCGGGCGATTTTCTCGATTGTGATTGTGACAACAACCCCTACTGTGGCTGTCCGGAGCGGAAGTTCATCCGGTACCTACTCGAGTTGCGAGCCCAGGGACTCGGTCCGAACGCGATCGTCGACGTGATGAGCGACGACTACATGGTCTATGCGTACACGGGCGACGTTCTCTCCTTTCTCGACAACGGCGTTCGGACGCTCGAGGCCGCCGAGGGGCTCGCACGGGTCGACGGCGCGGGCGAGACGACCGACGAGATTCGACGCGAAAAGCGAAATCTCACCCGCTGA